CCATCGCGGTATCGGTGACGCCGGTTTCGGCTCGCATGCCGGCCGCCAGAAACGGCACCATCAGGCGCATCACCTGCTCGATAGAGGTGTTGACGCCGAAATCGGTCTCGGCAATCGCGCGCAACGCCTTGATACCCGACATGCTGAACGCCGCGGCGCCAAGCATGAAGTGCACACGCCAGAACAGTTCGATAGGAGGAATGCGCGGGGCGGCTTCGTTGACCAGCAACATATAGCGACGGAATACCTTGCCGTACATGTCCTCCAGATATCGACGCAAGTGGCCCTGGCTCTGGCTGAACGCAAGACCGAGCAAGCGCATGAAGATCGATAGATCGTTGCCGCTGCGTGGCTGCACCACCAATGCCTGCTCGACGAGAATTTCCAGCAGCTCTTCAAGCGAAGGCTTGTTCTCTGGTTTGGCCTGGCGGCGCTCCAGCTCTTTGTCGAGGCTGATGCAGAACGGGCCGAGGAAGCGCGAGAAAACCGCCTGGATCAGCGCCTTCTTCGAGCCGAAGTGATAATTCACCGCAGCGAGGTTGACCCCTGCCTTGCTGGTGATCAGACGCAATGAGGTTTCAGCGAAACCTTTTTCCGCGAACAGCTGTTCTGCAGCATCAAGAATGCGTTCAACGGTTTCCGACTGGGCCATGGCTACTCCGCCTGACAAACACTTGTTTGAAACATACGTTTCAGCCTATGCCTTGTCAAGCCTGCGAGTTCGTTTTGGGAATGGTCGGTCAGATATTTAACCACAACAAGGACGCCACATTAATCGGCGCCGTCACTGACCGTCTGGCGGCCTGCCAAAAAACGGCCATTGCCAAGACCGCTTCACTGTATATAATCCCAGTCACTGTATAAAAAGACAGAGCGATCAATATGCTTAAGCTGACGCCACGCCAAGCCGAGATTCTGGCCTTTATCAAACGCTGCCTCGAAGACAACGGCTACCCGCCGACCCGTGCGGAAATCGCTCAGGAACTGGGTTTCAAATCCCCCAACGCTGCCGAAGAGCATCTCAAGGCGCTCGCCCGCAAAGGTGCAATCGAGATGACTCCGGGAGCCTCTCGCGGTATTCGAATCCCTGGTTTCGAAGCCAAGGTCGACGAATCCACACTGCCGATCATCGGCCGAGTGGCCGCCGGCGCACCGATTCTCGCCCAACAGCACATCGAAGAGTCCTGCAACATTAACCCGGCCTTCTTCCACCCTCGCGCCGATTATCTTTTGCGCGTCCACGGGATGAGCATGAAGGACATCGGCATTTTCGACGGTGACCTGCTGGCCGTTCATACGACCCGGGAAGCACGCAACGGTCAGATCGTAGTTGCCCGGATCGGTGACGAAGTGACTGTCAAACGCTTCAAGCGCGATGGCAGCAAGGTCTGGCTGATCGCCGAAAACCCCGAGTTCGCCCCTATCGAAGTCAACCTGAAAGATCAGGAACTGGTGATTGAAGGCTTGAGTGTCGGCGTAATCCGCCGTTAAAGGAGGCTTTATGCAGTTCCCACACGTACCTCAGCAAACACAACTGCCGTTGTTCGAGGCATTTCTGGCGCAACCATTGGCCCCCATCCTCAAGGATGTAGCCGAGCGACCATGGAATGTCGAACCCGAAGCGTTCAGTGAGTTGTCGCTGCGCGGCGCGGCCGGGAACTGCCTGAACCTGCTGGCACCGATTCTTCGCGAATTG
The sequence above is a segment of the Pseudomonas sp. HS6 genome. Coding sequences within it:
- a CDS encoding TetR/AcrR family transcriptional regulator, which codes for MAQSETVERILDAAEQLFAEKGFAETSLRLITSKAGVNLAAVNYHFGSKKALIQAVFSRFLGPFCISLDKELERRQAKPENKPSLEELLEILVEQALVVQPRSGNDLSIFMRLLGLAFSQSQGHLRRYLEDMYGKVFRRYMLLVNEAAPRIPPIELFWRVHFMLGAAAFSMSGIKALRAIAETDFGVNTSIEQVMRLMVPFLAAGMRAETGVTDTAMATAQLRPRSKSAPAPAKV
- the lexA gene encoding transcriptional repressor LexA, giving the protein MLKLTPRQAEILAFIKRCLEDNGYPPTRAEIAQELGFKSPNAAEEHLKALARKGAIEMTPGASRGIRIPGFEAKVDESTLPIIGRVAAGAPILAQQHIEESCNINPAFFHPRADYLLRVHGMSMKDIGIFDGDLLAVHTTREARNGQIVVARIGDEVTVKRFKRDGSKVWLIAENPEFAPIEVNLKDQELVIEGLSVGVIRR